From a single Gimesia fumaroli genomic region:
- the fabG gene encoding 3-oxoacyl-[acyl-carrier-protein] reductase — MKLEGRVALVTGGSRGIGKAVVEALAREGAKVAFVYRSSAEAAEQIVKELADQNCEALAIQADVANKAEADAVVEQVIEKWEKIDILINNAGIIRDGLLATMSSEDWQAVIDTNLTSVFNFCQAVTRPMMSKRYGRIINMSSVAAHFGNSGQSNYAASKGGIIGFTRCLATEVAKRGITVNAVAPGFIETDMTVDVRNAAGDQIKKHIPTRRLGLPEDIANAVLFFACEDASYVTGQTLAVDGGLTLGGI; from the coding sequence ATGAAACTGGAAGGAAGAGTAGCGTTGGTAACCGGAGGCAGTCGCGGTATCGGAAAAGCCGTCGTAGAAGCCCTGGCCCGTGAAGGGGCAAAGGTTGCCTTTGTGTACCGTTCCAGTGCGGAAGCTGCCGAACAAATTGTGAAAGAACTTGCTGACCAAAACTGTGAAGCACTGGCGATTCAAGCCGACGTTGCCAATAAAGCAGAGGCAGACGCGGTCGTAGAACAAGTCATTGAGAAATGGGAAAAGATCGACATTCTGATCAACAATGCCGGCATCATCCGGGATGGACTTCTGGCAACAATGTCGTCAGAAGACTGGCAAGCTGTCATTGATACAAACCTGACCAGTGTTTTCAATTTCTGTCAGGCCGTCACTCGCCCCATGATGTCAAAGCGATACGGACGCATTATTAACATGTCCAGTGTAGCCGCACATTTTGGTAACTCAGGACAATCCAACTATGCTGCCAGTAAAGGGGGAATCATCGGATTTACCCGCTGCCTGGCGACCGAAGTTGCCAAACGGGGAATTACGGTCAACGCAGTCGCTCCCGGTTTTATTGAAACAGACATGACCGTCGATGTGCGAAACGCAGCCGGCGATCAAATCAAAAAACATATTCCCACCCGTCGCCTGGGTCTTCCGGAAGACATTGCCAACGCGGTTCTGTTTTTCGCTTGTGAAGATGCATCTTACGTTACCGGCCAGACACTGGCCGTTGACGGCGGATTAACGTTGGGTGGAATTTAA
- a CDS encoding acyl carrier protein, with the protein MPTRDEIFDSVRETLVDALGLDDDEVVPEATLMGDLGAESIDFLDIAFRLEKAFDIKIPRGELFPENIASSDSGFVKDGEFTEAGIAELRTKMPHADIDSFADDPKVEKMQDLFTVDMLVNFLDARLS; encoded by the coding sequence ATGCCAACTAGAGATGAAATCTTCGATTCCGTTCGTGAAACACTGGTGGACGCTCTCGGACTGGATGACGACGAAGTAGTGCCTGAAGCCACCCTGATGGGTGACCTCGGAGCTGAGTCAATTGACTTTCTTGATATCGCCTTCCGTCTGGAAAAAGCGTTCGATATCAAAATCCCACGTGGCGAACTGTTCCCCGAAAATATCGCTTCTTCCGATTCCGGCTTTGTCAAAGACGGTGAATTCACAGAAGCCGGTATTGCAGAACTCCGCACAAAGATGCCTCACGCGGACATCGATTCCTTTGCCGACGATCCTAAAGTCGAAAAAATGCAGGATCTGTTTACTGTCGACATGCTGGTCAACTTCCTTGATGCACGCCTTTCTTAA
- a CDS encoding 3-hydroxyacyl-ACP dehydratase FabZ family protein: MRWFWIDRFIEFESGSYAKSVKNVTLAEEHLHDHFPGFPVMPGSLMIEGLAQTGGILLGEINDFEHIVILAKVPKMTFHSWACPGDQLIYTAKITNAGEEGGAVDVTAMVGDRLVAEGSIIFVHLDQSDSEFGAIDQKNFVFSMNLLGILDVGKAGTGEEQT; the protein is encoded by the coding sequence ATGCGATGGTTCTGGATAGATCGCTTTATTGAATTTGAAAGTGGTTCTTATGCTAAGAGTGTCAAAAACGTCACACTGGCGGAAGAACATTTGCATGATCACTTTCCCGGCTTCCCAGTCATGCCCGGCTCTCTGATGATTGAAGGTCTGGCACAAACCGGAGGCATTCTGCTAGGCGAAATCAACGATTTTGAACACATCGTGATTCTGGCTAAAGTACCCAAAATGACCTTTCACAGCTGGGCCTGTCCGGGAGACCAGCTGATTTATACGGCGAAAATTACAAACGCCGGTGAAGAAGGAGGGGCGGTTGACGTCACCGCGATGGTCGGAGACCGTCTAGTGGCAGAAGGCAGCATCATTTTTGTTCACCTCGACCAGAGTGATTCCGAATTTGGCGCCATCGACCAGAAAAATTTCGTATTTTCGATGAATCTACTGGGGATTCTCGATGTCGGAAAAGCGGGAACGGGTGAAGAACAGACGTAA
- the fabF gene encoding beta-ketoacyl-ACP synthase II translates to MNRRVVITGIGAITPLGKTVEDTWKALQESKCGISNITHFDASNFPTRFAAEVHDFHLEDYVDNLDRFEYSGRNIRYAIGAATQAVKDSGILDDDFDPATFGVYLGAGEGQQDFYKFMKIIAQAQNDGEVDLEKFTKVGLEQLNPLFELEQEPNMPAGHLASLFNAQGPNLNCLTACAASSQAIGEASELIRRGDVDIMLSGGAHSMIHPFGVTGFSLLTALSTNNENPAQASRPFDRNRDGFVLGEGAGMMILEDLERAQKRGARIYGELVGYGSSADAYRVTDIHPEGRGAIKCIKMAMSHANVNPEDIHYINAHGTSTAVNDKVETRAIKGALGDMAYKVPVSSIKSMMGHLIAAAGSVEAITCLMAIRDNVVPPTINYETPDPECDLDYIPNEARQKNVTTTLSNSFGFGGQNISLIFSEFKD, encoded by the coding sequence ATGAACCGCCGCGTTGTGATCACAGGAATTGGCGCTATCACCCCCTTGGGAAAAACCGTGGAAGATACTTGGAAAGCACTCCAGGAATCCAAATGCGGAATCTCCAACATTACTCACTTTGATGCCTCGAATTTCCCAACACGCTTTGCAGCCGAAGTCCATGACTTCCATCTGGAAGACTATGTCGACAACCTGGACCGCTTTGAGTATTCCGGCCGTAATATTCGCTATGCCATTGGTGCCGCGACACAGGCCGTCAAAGATTCCGGTATTCTGGATGATGATTTTGACCCTGCTACATTCGGTGTCTACCTGGGAGCCGGTGAAGGACAGCAGGATTTTTATAAGTTCATGAAAATCATCGCACAGGCACAGAACGATGGCGAAGTCGATTTGGAAAAATTCACCAAGGTCGGATTGGAACAGCTTAATCCCCTGTTCGAACTGGAGCAGGAACCCAATATGCCAGCCGGTCATCTGGCCAGTCTGTTCAATGCCCAGGGACCAAACCTGAACTGCCTGACTGCCTGTGCCGCTTCCAGCCAGGCGATTGGCGAAGCATCAGAACTGATCCGTCGGGGCGATGTCGATATCATGCTCTCTGGTGGTGCCCACAGTATGATTCACCCGTTTGGTGTGACCGGCTTCAGCCTGCTGACCGCACTTTCCACTAACAACGAAAACCCTGCGCAGGCATCCCGCCCCTTCGACCGAAACCGTGATGGTTTCGTGCTGGGTGAAGGAGCCGGCATGATGATTCTGGAAGATCTGGAACGGGCTCAAAAACGGGGCGCCCGCATTTATGGAGAACTCGTTGGCTACGGTTCCAGTGCAGATGCCTACCGCGTGACCGACATCCATCCCGAAGGGCGTGGTGCGATCAAGTGTATTAAGATGGCCATGAGTCACGCGAACGTCAATCCGGAAGACATCCATTACATCAATGCACATGGAACAAGTACGGCGGTCAACGATAAGGTTGAGACCAGAGCGATTAAAGGCGCACTGGGAGATATGGCTTATAAAGTTCCGGTATCCAGTATCAAAAGTATGATGGGGCACTTGATTGCTGCAGCAGGTAGCGTGGAAGCCATCACCTGCCTGATGGCCATTCGTGATAATGTTGTGCCTCCCACCATTAACTATGAAACTCCCGATCCGGAATGTGACCTGGACTACATTCCCAACGAAGCACGCCAGAAGAATGTCACCACAACACTGTCCAACAGTTTTGGGTTTGGCGGTCAGAATATTTCACTGATTTTCTCGGAATTCAAAGACTAA
- a CDS encoding alpha/beta hydrolase encodes MSWLFWCTLIVIAVELVIQYCIMRAAYPVLFAPMPDRFNLAGTLTTLPENDETIEVKSVSFPTSNGLILRGFLATPEGRDPHRLVLFCHPFKSTGKIALFQCRGLLDAGFAVFSFDFRNHGESDTDPRYHSIHWLSNHEISDVEAALQFIRQQPELSQLPLGLLGMSRGAGAALAVASQTPEIQFVACEGAFLNEELFLDHAIRWGERFLPRLFIQLVPTAEVIRAFRIMIWYSQRRQGCRYLNLKSYLSSLKKRELLFLVGEKDQSVIPRMSELIVQKIRHSKTKVCLLPNAIHNAGRFTQPKQFDASLVDFFLQMPLKLSEQQETPTQIKLSSQAEAEFASGNISHPDPASPFRKRSA; translated from the coding sequence GTGAGTTGGTTGTTCTGGTGCACTCTGATTGTGATCGCTGTAGAGCTGGTCATTCAATACTGCATCATGCGCGCTGCCTATCCCGTGCTATTTGCTCCCATGCCAGACCGATTTAATCTGGCAGGTACTCTCACGACCCTACCAGAAAATGATGAAACAATCGAGGTCAAGTCCGTTTCATTCCCGACTTCGAACGGGCTGATATTACGCGGTTTCCTTGCCACGCCGGAAGGCCGCGACCCTCATCGTCTGGTCCTGTTTTGCCATCCATTTAAATCAACGGGAAAGATCGCGTTGTTTCAATGTCGGGGTTTACTTGATGCCGGATTCGCTGTGTTTTCGTTCGATTTTCGTAATCACGGCGAAAGCGATACCGACCCCCGTTACCATTCCATTCACTGGCTCTCAAACCATGAAATCAGTGATGTTGAAGCAGCCCTTCAATTTATCAGACAGCAGCCGGAATTAAGTCAATTGCCACTTGGTTTACTGGGAATGAGCCGCGGCGCGGGAGCGGCATTGGCGGTTGCATCACAGACACCTGAAATTCAGTTCGTGGCCTGTGAAGGCGCATTTCTGAATGAAGAACTATTTTTGGACCATGCCATTCGCTGGGGAGAACGATTCCTGCCGCGATTGTTTATTCAATTAGTCCCCACAGCAGAGGTTATCCGGGCATTCCGGATTATGATCTGGTATTCGCAGCGACGACAGGGGTGCCGATATCTCAATCTGAAGTCGTATCTCAGCTCCCTGAAAAAACGAGAACTGTTGTTTCTGGTCGGTGAAAAAGACCAGAGTGTGATCCCGCGTATGTCAGAGCTGATTGTTCAAAAAATTCGCCACTCAAAAACCAAAGTCTGTCTGCTGCCGAACGCCATTCATAATGCAGGCCGATTTACGCAGCCCAAACAATTTGATGCGAGTCTGGTCGATTTCTTTTTGCAAATGCCTTTGAAGTTGTCTGAGCAGCAGGAAACGCCAACTCAGATCAAACTGTCCAGTCAAGCAGAGGCAGAGTTTGCTTCCGGAAATATTTCACATCCTGACCCTGCTTCCCCATTCAGAAAACGTTCCGCATAA
- a CDS encoding response regulator: MVNARSQAPYQLLIADDDSGFRDVLKELLAPYFRLFEAESGEEAVELVEQIHVDIVLLDMHMDVLTGLEAVRIMKQTNEILPCILITADATEELRQDASAARAYEVLAKPVKRQELVSTVSHALVDTYHDPDVPSWLGN, from the coding sequence ATGGTCAATGCCAGATCGCAGGCTCCTTATCAATTATTGATTGCAGATGATGACTCCGGATTCCGTGATGTTCTCAAAGAGCTTCTCGCTCCCTACTTCAGACTGTTTGAAGCGGAATCGGGAGAAGAAGCGGTTGAGCTCGTCGAGCAAATCCATGTGGATATCGTATTGCTCGACATGCATATGGACGTTTTAACAGGGCTCGAAGCGGTCCGCATCATGAAGCAGACCAATGAGATTCTACCCTGTATTCTGATTACCGCAGACGCGACTGAAGAATTACGTCAGGATGCCAGTGCTGCCCGAGCATATGAGGTTCTGGCTAAACCAGTCAAAAGACAGGAGTTAGTCTCGACTGTTTCGCATGCCCTGGTAGACACGTATCACGATCCGGATGTGCCTTCCTGGTTAGGAAACTAG
- a CDS encoding metallophosphoesterase family protein gives MPFVPTRFIHASNLRLDHQPQGVGAVSKESQISLEDCTLLTFQEIVKACLEHEIDFLLLTGNTFINEDHSIRARIALLDGFQQLASENIQVFVIPGKHDPLSAWDLHSNWPANVTFLSPQDHDTLDILRNEETIATLQVLGAANYKKQQPLKLKQRNQLFNQRDQRALSIGLISANLPVQTADQYGDSNQSIALELTSEFQAANWQSDESNEVTVDYLALCKGTQRHTFEMHPGLAHHPGTSQGLNYDEHKQTGVTLVTVEPQAQLDLRLLKVAAVRWLMIELDLEPETTPQQLKQLMKEALLSRKAARHETLWMVRWLIKGSGELFDSLDSFKRQSSWSSELALEIKDRLPVMLEQAFYLQYRDAYSNRSASDLMHRFQQQIEAFKRETESPLKHLVTHTTQLDQTWHERLGSLTEQMNEQTIFNSAIRNGQTWLNITSDEEVHS, from the coding sequence ATGCCATTCGTACCAACCAGGTTTATTCACGCCAGCAATCTGCGCCTTGATCATCAACCTCAGGGGGTTGGCGCGGTTTCTAAAGAATCGCAGATCAGCCTCGAAGATTGCACGTTGTTGACGTTCCAGGAAATCGTCAAAGCCTGCCTGGAACATGAAATTGACTTTCTGCTGCTGACGGGCAACACCTTTATCAATGAAGACCACAGTATCCGAGCTCGCATTGCACTACTGGACGGGTTTCAGCAACTGGCATCAGAAAATATCCAAGTCTTCGTCATTCCAGGAAAGCACGATCCATTAAGTGCCTGGGATTTACATTCCAACTGGCCGGCCAATGTCACTTTTCTCTCTCCTCAGGATCACGACACGCTCGATATTCTGCGCAACGAAGAAACCATCGCGACACTTCAGGTACTGGGGGCAGCAAATTACAAAAAACAACAGCCTTTAAAATTAAAGCAACGCAATCAGTTGTTCAATCAACGCGATCAACGTGCCCTCTCCATCGGATTGATTTCGGCGAATTTACCAGTGCAGACTGCTGACCAATACGGAGATTCAAATCAGTCGATTGCTCTCGAATTGACCAGTGAGTTCCAGGCTGCCAACTGGCAATCGGATGAGTCGAACGAAGTCACCGTCGACTATCTAGCACTCTGTAAGGGGACGCAGCGACATACCTTTGAAATGCACCCTGGTCTGGCCCATCACCCGGGAACCTCTCAGGGACTCAACTATGACGAACACAAACAGACCGGCGTTACTCTGGTGACAGTCGAACCACAGGCCCAGCTGGATCTCAGACTGCTCAAAGTTGCCGCCGTTCGCTGGCTGATGATTGAGCTCGATCTGGAACCGGAAACAACTCCCCAACAGCTTAAGCAACTAATGAAAGAAGCGCTGCTGTCACGGAAAGCAGCCAGACACGAAACGTTATGGATGGTTCGTTGGCTCATCAAAGGCTCCGGCGAATTGTTTGATTCACTGGATAGCTTCAAACGTCAGAGTAGCTGGAGTAGCGAACTGGCACTGGAAATCAAAGATCGTCTGCCAGTTATGCTGGAGCAGGCGTTTTATCTTCAATACCGCGACGCGTATTCCAATCGAAGTGCCTCCGATCTGATGCATCGTTTTCAACAGCAAATTGAAGCATTCAAACGGGAGACCGAATCCCCTCTTAAACACCTGGTCACGCACACGACTCAGCTGGATCAGACCTGGCATGAACGCCTGGGCTCACTCACAGAACAGATGAATGAGCAAACCATCTTCAATTCAGCCATCCGCAATGGACAGACCTGGCTCAACATTACGTCGGATGAGGAAGTACATTCATGA
- a CDS encoding DUF4332 domain-containing protein, whose translation MKITRIHVDQFGNWHDLNLAPLNAGINVFYGPNETGKSTLMRMIRGILYGFQTEEIREHSRVSNEVPWSALLDIKHKGQRYEIRRQTSAKGRGQFSFQAESGNSLNQNLLTSLHAGVKENVYENVFAIGLNELQELGTLHGDQVAEHIYGLSLGPEGQAILDASSRLDQSRQALLSGDFKNGKLVDLHQQLDGLNSQLADLELQAQRFFNLSSELQNLRAESDSLKKRKTGLQYQIRGHRFLDRVWKPWQEVQDLHQKLKQLPVVHNFPEGGVAQLDEYDRELKQAEAKLLELKAEIKRLQSEIEQYELDNELLNFAPNIQSLADQKTWMADLEQQHQTGEAQLSDLGQALKKHLKQNQSLSDIAHIKTTPDNNQRLISAARAYRLSAGKRKNAHQRYKKVSRRYQQTLAKLQEQSSRLIDGHSVEEELQRARERMKHLERLSQLRFRESELIIRQEAVKEQLAGMQSHARIPSWAKKTLFGFALAGMLLIVAGLWRGVSDAALIGLIFCLSGTFLGGTTWALKKHFEVDLDDQTETLQDEIWALDVHLRETRQEIDRILEDEYFSLKLIKEGHSLSSHKHHSQVPSLKFNDENILRTELLHELALKIAELEQLKVAQERSQKTRQLLVKLRNRSQEIQREFSGKRHEWCECLKQLGLTETLKIDEAFQMWHQVSNANLYADQLHQEQRRLKPISDLVSMFYSRVRDLGLRMNRDQHDFDKPFEVISEWERELDTLSDQRKERARLHKEEKRLHQESDALQLKIQELKHNRSGLLIQGGAANREEFLQRAASQHERIQLEKQLAGAQSELEKISRSEQEMAIVEDDLLNFDPDENAEHLDMLNLELEDIEQDLVTTAENMGRLKQDYQNAKTDRSSAELRLKREQVLEQIRQASEDWFTAELSTVGLNQLRSEYERTSQPETLAIASDYLRQLTNGKYTNIWTPLGEHYPKIDDNQGHTLTVTELSSGTREQLFLAIRLAMVERFRNQGVELPIILDDVLVNFDQERTKAAIETLNAVAAKGQQILFFTCHLHLTRLFEEHGSSPVWLPETRSQRPAASNSFTQAARVSSNHSNMQLASDSVVDNLPKSEKPEYQLDWSSPIQNLQTLNDSQVQSLHQVGIFTIDDFLSRSADQIAEELQQEDLTAGLIFELQCQARLASCIRGLSPAEATQLVSCGITEVDEVATMPVKELWSFVEPCQNSSQDQFDPPITQQRVKQWGHWARQARTYRAVQEEKTHGNREYRRDNSHADSDNASPTIPPFYLSRSMPVEEAPSIGPKTAHRLEKTGIFTVNDLLECNPEFIAKKLKVRHIKEQTIRLWKKQTKLVCCIPGLRGHDAQILVACGLLEPEAIARISPQKLFEKVKSFVKTNQGQQIIRNGKEPDFEEVSDWISWSQQARKLRAA comes from the coding sequence ATGAAAATAACCAGAATCCATGTCGACCAATTTGGAAACTGGCACGATTTAAACCTTGCTCCCCTGAACGCGGGGATCAACGTATTTTACGGACCGAATGAAACCGGAAAATCGACGTTGATGCGTATGATCCGCGGCATCCTGTATGGTTTCCAGACAGAAGAAATCCGCGAACATTCTCGAGTATCGAATGAGGTTCCCTGGTCTGCTTTGCTGGATATAAAACATAAAGGGCAACGCTACGAGATCCGCCGCCAGACCAGTGCCAAAGGCAGAGGCCAGTTTTCATTTCAGGCCGAATCCGGAAACAGTTTAAACCAGAATCTGCTCACTTCGCTGCATGCCGGGGTGAAGGAAAATGTTTACGAAAATGTCTTTGCAATCGGTTTGAATGAATTGCAGGAATTGGGAACTTTGCACGGCGATCAGGTTGCCGAACATATTTACGGCCTCTCTCTAGGCCCGGAAGGCCAGGCGATTCTTGATGCTTCCAGCCGATTAGATCAGTCTAGACAGGCGCTATTGAGTGGCGACTTCAAAAATGGGAAACTGGTTGACCTGCACCAGCAACTTGATGGGCTGAATTCCCAACTCGCCGACCTGGAGCTACAGGCACAGCGGTTCTTCAATTTATCCAGTGAATTACAGAACCTGCGGGCAGAATCCGACAGCCTCAAAAAACGGAAAACCGGTCTGCAATACCAGATCCGGGGACATCGTTTTCTGGACCGCGTATGGAAACCCTGGCAGGAAGTGCAAGACTTACATCAGAAGTTAAAACAACTACCCGTCGTTCATAATTTCCCGGAAGGCGGAGTTGCTCAACTAGATGAATATGACCGCGAACTTAAACAGGCGGAGGCAAAACTACTTGAGTTGAAAGCGGAAATCAAACGGCTCCAGAGCGAGATCGAACAATATGAATTGGATAACGAGTTGCTCAACTTTGCGCCGAATATCCAGAGTCTGGCCGATCAGAAAACCTGGATGGCTGATCTGGAACAACAGCATCAGACAGGCGAAGCACAACTCAGTGATCTGGGACAGGCACTGAAAAAACATCTGAAACAGAATCAGTCACTCAGCGATATTGCACACATCAAAACAACCCCCGACAATAATCAACGCTTGATTAGCGCCGCTCGTGCGTATCGGCTGTCGGCTGGAAAACGGAAAAATGCCCATCAGCGGTACAAAAAAGTGTCCCGTCGGTACCAGCAGACATTAGCCAAACTACAGGAGCAATCGAGCCGACTGATCGACGGGCATTCTGTAGAAGAAGAATTACAACGCGCTCGAGAACGGATGAAACACCTGGAACGCTTGAGCCAACTACGGTTCCGGGAATCCGAACTCATAATTCGTCAGGAAGCGGTTAAAGAACAGTTGGCGGGAATGCAAAGTCATGCACGCATTCCCAGCTGGGCCAAGAAAACATTGTTTGGATTTGCATTGGCAGGCATGTTATTAATTGTGGCTGGTTTGTGGCGCGGCGTTTCGGATGCGGCTCTGATTGGTCTGATCTTCTGTCTCTCAGGCACATTTTTGGGCGGAACGACCTGGGCGTTGAAGAAACATTTTGAAGTGGACCTCGATGATCAGACGGAAACATTGCAGGATGAAATCTGGGCGCTCGACGTGCATCTCCGCGAAACGCGGCAGGAAATTGATCGTATTCTGGAAGACGAATACTTCTCGCTCAAGCTGATTAAAGAAGGGCACTCTCTGTCCAGTCACAAGCACCATTCACAAGTTCCCTCGCTGAAATTCAATGACGAAAATATTTTGCGAACGGAATTACTCCACGAGCTTGCTTTGAAAATCGCAGAGCTGGAACAGTTAAAAGTTGCTCAGGAACGGTCGCAGAAAACCCGTCAGCTTTTGGTCAAACTGCGGAATCGATCACAGGAGATCCAACGAGAGTTTAGTGGCAAACGACATGAATGGTGTGAATGTCTCAAGCAGCTGGGCTTAACCGAAACCTTGAAAATCGATGAAGCCTTTCAGATGTGGCATCAGGTTTCCAATGCCAATCTGTACGCTGATCAGCTCCATCAGGAACAGCGACGGCTCAAACCCATTAGCGATCTGGTCAGCATGTTTTACAGTCGTGTCCGGGATCTGGGATTGCGGATGAATCGCGATCAGCATGATTTTGACAAACCCTTTGAAGTCATTTCAGAGTGGGAACGCGAGCTAGATACACTTTCCGATCAACGGAAAGAACGGGCACGCCTGCATAAAGAAGAGAAGCGATTACATCAGGAGTCCGACGCGCTGCAGCTAAAAATTCAGGAACTCAAACACAATCGCTCGGGATTATTAATTCAGGGCGGCGCAGCAAACCGGGAAGAGTTCCTGCAACGCGCCGCTTCTCAACACGAGCGCATTCAACTCGAGAAGCAGTTGGCGGGCGCACAATCCGAGCTGGAAAAAATCAGCCGCTCCGAACAGGAAATGGCAATTGTCGAAGATGATTTACTGAATTTTGATCCAGACGAAAATGCCGAGCATCTGGACATGCTGAATCTGGAACTGGAAGACATCGAGCAGGACCTGGTAACAACCGCAGAAAACATGGGGCGCTTAAAACAGGACTATCAAAACGCCAAAACGGATCGTAGCTCAGCCGAGTTGCGATTAAAACGGGAACAGGTCCTTGAGCAAATCAGACAGGCCAGCGAAGACTGGTTTACAGCGGAACTGTCGACGGTAGGTCTCAACCAGCTACGCTCAGAATATGAACGCACCTCGCAACCGGAAACCCTGGCGATCGCTTCTGACTATCTGCGTCAGTTAACCAATGGGAAATACACAAACATCTGGACTCCGCTGGGAGAACACTATCCTAAAATTGATGACAATCAAGGGCACACATTAACGGTAACCGAATTAAGTAGCGGCACACGCGAGCAACTCTTTTTGGCGATCCGACTGGCGATGGTCGAACGCTTTCGAAATCAAGGCGTCGAACTACCGATCATTCTGGATGATGTGCTCGTGAATTTCGATCAGGAACGCACGAAAGCCGCCATCGAAACCTTAAACGCAGTCGCAGCGAAAGGGCAGCAAATTCTATTCTTCACCTGTCATCTGCACCTGACGCGTCTGTTTGAAGAACATGGCAGTTCGCCTGTCTGGCTTCCTGAAACACGCTCACAGCGGCCCGCTGCATCAAATTCATTTACTCAAGCTGCCAGGGTTTCGAGTAATCATTCAAATATGCAACTGGCTTCTGATTCTGTTGTGGACAATCTGCCGAAGTCGGAAAAACCTGAATACCAACTGGACTGGTCTTCCCCCATTCAAAATCTGCAGACCTTGAATGATTCTCAGGTTCAGTCGCTACATCAAGTTGGTATTTTCACGATTGATGATTTTCTCTCTCGCAGTGCAGATCAGATTGCCGAGGAACTGCAACAGGAAGATCTCACAGCCGGTTTGATATTCGAATTACAGTGTCAGGCACGACTGGCTTCCTGCATCCGCGGCCTTTCCCCGGCGGAAGCAACGCAATTGGTTTCGTGTGGCATTACAGAAGTCGACGAAGTTGCCACGATGCCAGTTAAGGAACTCTGGTCCTTTGTCGAACCCTGTCAGAATTCATCGCAAGACCAGTTCGATCCTCCGATTACACAGCAGCGAGTGAAGCAATGGGGCCACTGGGCTCGTCAGGCGCGAACTTACAGGGCTGTGCAGGAAGAAAAGACACACGGAAACCGCGAGTATCGGCGTGACAATTCGCACGCTGATTCAGACAACGCCAGCCCGACGATTCCCCCTTTCTATTTGAGTCGCTCAATGCCGGTGGAAGAAGCCCCGTCGATTGGCCCTAAAACGGCACATCGTCTGGAAAAAACGGGCATTTTCACCGTGAATGATCTGTTGGAGTGCAATCCTGAATTTATCGCGAAGAAGTTAAAAGTGCGGCATATTAAAGAGCAGACAATTCGTTTGTGGAAAAAACAAACCAAGCTGGTTTGCTGTATCCCCGGTCTGCGAGGCCATGACGCGCAGATCCTGGTAGCCTGTGGCTTACTTGAGCCTGAAGCGATTGCCCGAATTTCGCCTCAAAAACTATTTGAAAAAGTAAAGTCGTTTGTCAAAACAAACCAGGGGCAACAGATCATCCGTAATGGAAAAGAGCCGGACTTCGAGGAAGTTTCAGACTGGATCAGCTGGTCTCAACAAGCCAGAAAGCTGCGTGCTGCCTGA